From the genome of Perca flavescens isolate YP-PL-M2 chromosome 12, PFLA_1.0, whole genome shotgun sequence, one region includes:
- the mylk4a gene encoding myosin light chain kinase 2, skeletal/cardiac muscle isoform X4 codes for MSSLVMSTVGDESTSFDLIQNRIESLSSKMDKLINIQEKVLNRLDGMSQDIDFIEKDMENLKVDKKEIHLPPKMVNQTKVMGREVREICQEMSTIMSAVNQRSEQQAQKLEGMEKLVLSMQQMISFIGETVKNSRVMELMFKSPAARKGSKPKDNKGKQTVKRKSSTDTINKLEKFKDHKGKDGTDKPPLSPKGLKAQNKMKPPDTAEHISLKKQMLLLEEVQKLNRENAEKSCHQLTPGSLDLEAGVSPEEKDQQSDACACNLVDYLREDCKVAETHKAVSEEEVVEKLHEAEAAVKEKEPKLDVENVMKEKEEEKLPEEKKEEVASPDEEVAYAPELPAAHENEKEQVPSSCDDHKDASPSPEATQDQISEVSTTSTKFCVTEEHFAVEEKTKTQEEEKKEDNEEEEEKLEAEGWAVFRADGIELQLDLKQRVERERREKDAEMDAEKEDDKNVERYFIDTSPPPAAPFNHHIVSAKPNQIINFYTINWQEVLGGGRFGQVHKCVENSSGLTLAAKVIKARSLKEKEVVKNEIQVMNNLDHANLIQLYAAYESRNDIILVLEYVGGGELFDRIIDENYTLMELDAVVFIRQICDGLQHMHKMYILHLDLKPENILCVSRVTNKIKIIDFGLARIYKPREKLRVNFGTPEFLAPEIINYDFVSFNTDMWSLGVITYMLLSGLCPFLGDDDNETLNNILACKWNFEEQEFVDTSDEAKDFISKLLIVNKSWRMGASEALRHPWLSDPVLHHHLHTKKNMCRSRRSSCVPTTDS; via the exons ATGAGTTCCTTGGTAATGAGTACTGTAGGAGATGAAAGCACAAGCTTTGACCTTATCCAAAATCGGATTGAGTCACTTAGCAGCAAGATGGACAAGCTTATCAACATTCAAGAAAAGGTCCTCAACCGACTAGATGGGATGTCTCAGGACATTGACTTCATTGAAAAGGATATGGAGAATCTGAAGGTTGACAAGAAGGAGATCCATCTTCCACCCAAGATGGTGAACCAGACTAAGGTCATGGGGCGAGAGGTGAGGGAGATATGCCAGGAGATGAGCACCATAATGTCGGCGGTGAACCAGCGTTCCGAGCAGCAGGCTCAGAAGCTCGAAGGGATGGAAAAGCTGGTCCTCAGCATGCAGCAGATGATCAGCTTCATTGGGGAGACGGTGAAGAATTCCAGGGTTATGGAACTGATGTTCAAAAGCCCTGCTGCTCGGAAGGGCTCCAAACCTAAAGACAATAAAGGCAAGCAAACCGTTAAGAGGAAATCATCTACGGACACAATAAACAAGCTTGAAAAG ttcaaggacCACAAAGGTAAAGATGGGACAGATAAGCCCCCTTTGAGCCCTAAGGGTCTTAAAGCTCAAAATAAGATGAAGCCTCCAGACACAGCAG AACATATCTCCTTGAAGAAGCAAATGTTGCTTCTCGAAGAGGTGCAGAAACTCAACAGGGAGAATGCAGAGAAATCGTGTCACCAGCTCACCCCTGGATCTCTGGATCTGGAGGCTGGAGTGTCCCCTGAAGAGAAAGATCAACAATCTGACGCCTGTGCTTGCAACTTGGTGGACTACCTGCGTGAAGATTGCAAAGTGGCTGAGACACACAAGGCGGTTAGTGAGGAAGAGGTTGTGGAAAAGTTGCATGAGGCAGAGGCAGCGGTTAAAGAGAAGGAACCCAAGCTCGATGTGGAGAATGtaatgaaagagaaagaggaagaaaagctcccagaggaaaaaaaggaagaggtTGCTTCTCCTGATGAAGAAGTAGCCTATGCCCCGGAGTTGCCTGCTGCCCATGAGAATGAAAAAGAGCAAGTCCCTTCAAG CTGTGATGACCACAAAGATGCCTCCCCATCTCCAGAGGCCACACAGGACCAGATATCAGAGGTCAGCACCACAAGTACCAAGTTCTGTGTGACCGAGGAACACTTTGCAGTGGAGGAAAAAACAAAGACccaagaggaggagaagaaggaagacaacgaggaggaggaggagaagcttGAGGCTGAGGGCTGGGCAGTCTTCCGGGCAGATGGAATTGAACTCCAGTTAGACCTCAAACAAagggtggagagagaaagaagagaaaaggatGCAGAAATGGATGCAGAAAAGGAGGATGATAAAAATGTAGAGCGGTACTTTATTG acacctctcctcctccagcggCTCCTTTCAATCACCACATTGTTTCTGCCAAGCCCAACCAGATCATCAACTTCTACACCatcaactggcaggaagtcctAGGCGG GGGTCGTTTTGGCCAGGTGCACAAATGTGTTGAAAACTCCTCCGGTCTCACTTTGGCAGCGAAGGTCATCAAAGCCAGGAGTCTGAAAGAAAAG GAGGTGGTGAAGAATGAGATCCAGGTCATGAATAATCTGGACCATGCCAACCTGATCCAGCTCTATGCAGCTTATGAGTCAAGGAATGACATCATCCTTGTACTTGAATA TGTTGGTGGAGGGGAGCTGTTTGACAGGATCATTGATGAAAACTACACTTTAATGGAGCTGGACGCCGTTGTGTTCATCAGGCAGATCTGTGACGGCCTGCAGCACATGCACAAAATGTACATCCTACACTTAGACTTAAAG CCAGAAAACATTCTGTGTGTGAGCAGAGTCACGAATAAGATCAAAATCATTGACTTTGGTCTTGCTAGGAT ATATAAACCACGTGAGAAACTGCGAGTGAATTTTGGCACTCCGGAGTTTCTTGCTCCTGAAATCATCAACTATGACTTTGTGTCGTTCAACACAGACATGTGGAGCCTCGGCGTCATCACCTACATGCT TCTGAGCGGTCTCTGTCCCTTCCTTGGCGACGATGACAACGAGACCCTGAACAACATCTTGGCCTGTAAGTGGAACTTTGAGGAACAAGAGTTTGTAGATACGTCAGATGAAGCCAAAGACTTCATCTCCAAACTCCTCATTGTGAATAAAAG TTGGAGGATGGGGGCATCTGAGGCCTTGAGACATCCTTGGCTATCTGACCCAGtccttcatcatcatcttcatacAAAG AAAAATATGTGCAGATCACGGCGATCATCATGTGTGCCCACGACTGATAGTTGA
- the mylk4a gene encoding myosin light chain kinase 2, skeletal/cardiac muscle isoform X2, whose amino-acid sequence MSSLVMSTVGDESTSFDLIQNRIESLSSKMDKLINIQEKVLNRLDGMSQDIDFIEKDMENLKVDKKEIHLPPKMVNQTKVMGREVREICQEMSTIMSAVNQRSEQQAQKLEGMEKLVLSMQQMISFIGETVKNSRVMELMFKSPAARKGSKPKDNKGKQTVKRKSSTDTINKLEKKPTSNKASKGNQGITPACEPSSPQTSPKIKLHGPKHFLVSRKCGNFFKDHKGKDGTDKPPLSPKGLKAQNKMKPPDTAEHISLKKQMLLLEEVQKLNRENAEKSCHQLTPGSLDLEAGVSPEEKDQQSDACACNLVDYLREDCKVAETHKAVSEEEVVEKLHEAEAAVKEKEPKLDVENVMKEKEEEKLPEEKKEEVASPDEEVAYAPELPAAHENEKEQVPSSCDDHKDASPSPEATQDQISEVSTTSTKFCVTEEHFAVEEKTKTQEEEKKEDNEEEEEKLEAEGWAVFRADGIELQLDLKQRVERERREKDAEMDAEKEDDKNVERYFIDTSPPPAAPFNHHIVSAKPNQIINFYTINWQEVLGGGRFGQVHKCVENSSGLTLAAKVIKARSLKEKEVVKNEIQVMNNLDHANLIQLYAAYESRNDIILVLEYVGGGELFDRIIDENYTLMELDAVVFIRQICDGLQHMHKMYILHLDLKPENILCVSRVTNKIKIIDFGLARIYKPREKLRVNFGTPEFLAPEIINYDFVSFNTDMWSLGVITYMLLSGLCPFLGDDDNETLNNILACKWNFEEQEFVDTSDEAKDFISKLLIVNKSWRMGASEALRHPWLSDPVLHHHLHTKKNMCRSRRSSCVPTTDS is encoded by the exons ATGAGTTCCTTGGTAATGAGTACTGTAGGAGATGAAAGCACAAGCTTTGACCTTATCCAAAATCGGATTGAGTCACTTAGCAGCAAGATGGACAAGCTTATCAACATTCAAGAAAAGGTCCTCAACCGACTAGATGGGATGTCTCAGGACATTGACTTCATTGAAAAGGATATGGAGAATCTGAAGGTTGACAAGAAGGAGATCCATCTTCCACCCAAGATGGTGAACCAGACTAAGGTCATGGGGCGAGAGGTGAGGGAGATATGCCAGGAGATGAGCACCATAATGTCGGCGGTGAACCAGCGTTCCGAGCAGCAGGCTCAGAAGCTCGAAGGGATGGAAAAGCTGGTCCTCAGCATGCAGCAGATGATCAGCTTCATTGGGGAGACGGTGAAGAATTCCAGGGTTATGGAACTGATGTTCAAAAGCCCTGCTGCTCGGAAGGGCTCCAAACCTAAAGACAATAAAGGCAAGCAAACCGTTAAGAGGAAATCATCTACGGACACAATAAACAAGCTTGAAAAG AAACCTACCTCTAATAAAGCCAGTAAAGGGAATCAAGGGATAACACCTGCATGTGAGCCCAGTTCTCCTCAAACTTCTCCAAAGATAAAGCTCCATGGACCAAAGCATTTCCTCGTCTCTCGCAAATGTGGAAACTTT ttcaaggacCACAAAGGTAAAGATGGGACAGATAAGCCCCCTTTGAGCCCTAAGGGTCTTAAAGCTCAAAATAAGATGAAGCCTCCAGACACAGCAG AACATATCTCCTTGAAGAAGCAAATGTTGCTTCTCGAAGAGGTGCAGAAACTCAACAGGGAGAATGCAGAGAAATCGTGTCACCAGCTCACCCCTGGATCTCTGGATCTGGAGGCTGGAGTGTCCCCTGAAGAGAAAGATCAACAATCTGACGCCTGTGCTTGCAACTTGGTGGACTACCTGCGTGAAGATTGCAAAGTGGCTGAGACACACAAGGCGGTTAGTGAGGAAGAGGTTGTGGAAAAGTTGCATGAGGCAGAGGCAGCGGTTAAAGAGAAGGAACCCAAGCTCGATGTGGAGAATGtaatgaaagagaaagaggaagaaaagctcccagaggaaaaaaaggaagaggtTGCTTCTCCTGATGAAGAAGTAGCCTATGCCCCGGAGTTGCCTGCTGCCCATGAGAATGAAAAAGAGCAAGTCCCTTCAAG CTGTGATGACCACAAAGATGCCTCCCCATCTCCAGAGGCCACACAGGACCAGATATCAGAGGTCAGCACCACAAGTACCAAGTTCTGTGTGACCGAGGAACACTTTGCAGTGGAGGAAAAAACAAAGACccaagaggaggagaagaaggaagacaacgaggaggaggaggagaagcttGAGGCTGAGGGCTGGGCAGTCTTCCGGGCAGATGGAATTGAACTCCAGTTAGACCTCAAACAAagggtggagagagaaagaagagaaaaggatGCAGAAATGGATGCAGAAAAGGAGGATGATAAAAATGTAGAGCGGTACTTTATTG acacctctcctcctccagcggCTCCTTTCAATCACCACATTGTTTCTGCCAAGCCCAACCAGATCATCAACTTCTACACCatcaactggcaggaagtcctAGGCGG GGGTCGTTTTGGCCAGGTGCACAAATGTGTTGAAAACTCCTCCGGTCTCACTTTGGCAGCGAAGGTCATCAAAGCCAGGAGTCTGAAAGAAAAG GAGGTGGTGAAGAATGAGATCCAGGTCATGAATAATCTGGACCATGCCAACCTGATCCAGCTCTATGCAGCTTATGAGTCAAGGAATGACATCATCCTTGTACTTGAATA TGTTGGTGGAGGGGAGCTGTTTGACAGGATCATTGATGAAAACTACACTTTAATGGAGCTGGACGCCGTTGTGTTCATCAGGCAGATCTGTGACGGCCTGCAGCACATGCACAAAATGTACATCCTACACTTAGACTTAAAG CCAGAAAACATTCTGTGTGTGAGCAGAGTCACGAATAAGATCAAAATCATTGACTTTGGTCTTGCTAGGAT ATATAAACCACGTGAGAAACTGCGAGTGAATTTTGGCACTCCGGAGTTTCTTGCTCCTGAAATCATCAACTATGACTTTGTGTCGTTCAACACAGACATGTGGAGCCTCGGCGTCATCACCTACATGCT TCTGAGCGGTCTCTGTCCCTTCCTTGGCGACGATGACAACGAGACCCTGAACAACATCTTGGCCTGTAAGTGGAACTTTGAGGAACAAGAGTTTGTAGATACGTCAGATGAAGCCAAAGACTTCATCTCCAAACTCCTCATTGTGAATAAAAG TTGGAGGATGGGGGCATCTGAGGCCTTGAGACATCCTTGGCTATCTGACCCAGtccttcatcatcatcttcatacAAAG AAAAATATGTGCAGATCACGGCGATCATCATGTGTGCCCACGACTGATAGTTGA